The following DNA comes from Athene noctua chromosome 1, bAthNoc1.hap1.1, whole genome shotgun sequence.
AACATTTTTACTCTGATcataaaaaacaaaaagcaaaattgaaaaaaTTTACAACCTCACTTCATATTCAGGAAATCTGTGGACCTAGCCAGTGTGTGTAGGCCGGCATATGAGTCTTAATGTATTAAGTCACTTAAGGAGCCATCAATGTAAACAGCTCTGATGACCCCATCAGAACCATTTGCAACCTTAAGGTTATCCAGGTGCTTTTCTAGATTTTTGTCACTTAGCACTGAAGaacttcacagaaaatatttaggcCTAGACATTATTATGCAGCTGCACCAGAGTAACAATTTTTCTTGAAACCAAAATTTCTAGCAAAGCCAATATTTTGACAGTGaggaaaaagacaaaggaagatcCACGTGACTTTGTCTGTCTTTCTGCATTATTAACTACATGGCAGTCTTTCAGTTCTCAGTTTTGAATTTCCAATGTGACTCAGAAGTAACTCTTTGGTTGTTCAGTTCACTGTCTTTCTAGTAAGATGATTTGATTCTCGTTTTCCAACAGTGTACAAATGGGCCAATTCTCCCCTATCACAGACTTGATTGTTTAATTCTATCCTTAAATCTACTCATCTTCAGAGCACAGAGAAATACATTGAATATAGAAATGTACAAGGAATTGTTCTGAGAAACTGAATTATAAGAATAACTGTTGCACAACTGAGATGTgtcaaaaagaaataattttttttactgtgaccATGTTGTGTATCTAACAAAATGTGATTTAATTATGACCCAGATTCTGCTAATCTTACACACATTGAATTGTCCTTTATTCTGGGAACGATCTTGTCTGCTATAACTTCTGTTCCTCACCTTGTACGGACCAATGCCCTACTCCAGAAGTAAACAGAGCTGCTGAAATCAATGGAGCATCCCATAGAGTACTATTGATTCTGAGCACATGTGAAAAAAAGGGTTTGTGCTTCAAGGATGAAATGTCAGCctcaaaaaaatcaataaatattttgtaagtgATGTCAGTGGGGTCAAAACTTCACTCATAGTATTAGTTCATACAACAAAATATGCACAACTTTAATACAGTTGCAAACTAGATTGCATTTGAATTATTGATTAAGGAGGCTGTACTTTAAGACCAAATGTCAGGTGCCTGAAAAATGTATAGTGAAATACTTGCAGAGAAAATTGAAGATGTCTGCATGTTATACAAGCTCTGGCAGAAATACCAGGAATTAAATTGAACATATTTACTTACCAGTAGAAAGTTTTCATTAGttcttttgctttggtttgtaCCTGTAGGGCTGCTTGACATTCCACTTGTTTTCAGcacaatttttcctttgcttttcagcaGCATAGTTGAATTAGATAAAATGTGCTTGTCACAGGATGTTTCCCTAATTCTTAATTTGACAGGAACAGCAGCAATGCTTTTGGCAGTCAAGTGTTTACTTCTCTTGTTCTAGGAGATCTAATGTTCTCCAAAGCCAAATCTAGCAGATATCTGTTCTTCCTTGATCTCTCTTTAGCTTTGCCATTGGGCACAATGACACTTTAAGTCTTTTATTGTGATGCTCTTAGTGGTTAAGTGCCTTTTTCTCTTATAGGCAAGACTTTGAGCAATAACCCTGACAAACGGAGGTGCAGAACTAATGGAATGCCTTCTCTTCCTCCGATTTCTCCTTTGCTTGAAAATCCAAACTTTCTGATGCTGATTTAGCTCAAATTAATCTAACAATCTGTCTAGTTAATAACCTACTTGACCTATCTGTAGACTAATTGAACAATTTAGTTGATAACCTAGCTAGTTGATAACCTAGTTAGTTAATAATCTAGTTGAGGCACATCCTTGACTTCTGGATTCAGTATCCTTTTCTGTCAAAACCAATTGCATTTTGCATGCTGCTTTTGCCATGCTCCCCTGTTGCAGCAGTCACAGGAAACTGCACTGGGATCTGTAAAACAGTTTTATACtttttctcactgattttctGCTGCACAGTTTAGGATTCATTTTTCTAGGGCTTTGTGGTGAACCGGCCTGGCATGACTGGAAGCAAACTACCCTAAAGGCAGGCACTTGAGCTCCAGCCCCTGTGATGCTCCTGCTTGTTGGATACCCACCTGacctctgcctttttttaaagaaagacctTCCCTGGGGGTGCCTAGGGCAGGGAGTCAGGCTAGGGCCCCACTGATGTGCTGGGATCAGCAAGGGGGCTtcactcctcctctctcccaggaAAGGGAAAGTGCAGTAGGGAATGGGGTCTGGGGCTGTGTCCCACAGAGCCACAGCCACCAGCCCTGACACTGCTCTGTTGCCCTTAGgtaggaagaggaggaagaggaggagaagatgaAGCTGCTGAGAGCAgcaagggagaggagggaggaaggggtaTGATGGCTGgagatttcctttgttttttaattatgctCTGCTCTCTTATCAGGGTTGGAGTCACACTCCTAAACCTTGTTTTGTGCACCTTTCCCCACCTCCAGATGTTGGGTCAGTATCCAGCTAATCTTAAAGAAACGGTAATCAGTGGTTGCTGAaattcccttttccttccccagggATTGTCTGTTGGAGCAAAAACATTGAGTGGGGCCACACTGGCTTCCTAATCAGTGAGCATGAGTGCATTACCCTCCATGCTAAAATGACCTGTAGCACACTATAGCACAGAATCATGCACACAGTTACTTGACACCACGTAGCCCATAAGCAAAAAGAGCAAGTCCGCTATTCTGATCTGCTTGTGAACAAGGCCTCAGGATTCAGTCAGAATAGCACTGaagaataaaacaagctgttGTGATGCTACATTTGTAAGTTACTCTTCCCCTCTCGAAGTCCAGACAGCATACCCAGGTGCTCCAAGGTGAAGAACAAAAGCTAAGACTCATTTTTGAAACAATACATAGATACCATCATTTATTAGGTATAATAAGCATAATGAAAAGATTTAtgataaatttttttctaaacagataATATTACACAAAGAATTGGAAGGCATTTTATACATGCTGCTTTCTCAACTCTATTGCATTTTAATTTCCTCCCAACTAGGAAACATCTTAATGTATTTGCAAGCACTTGTTTAACTATTTCCTGTTGCACAGACTCTTCCCATTGGTCTGATACATCTCTCATGTTTATTTAAAGTTAGAAGACACCCCATAAAAGTGAATGGAGTtaactgcttcagaaaaacagattaaGACAGATTAAGTCCTCTGACCTTATTAATTTTAGTTACCCAGAGGTTTTACTAAAAAAATTTTCTACCTCTCATTCTTTGCAGTAAAGAACATTTGGCAGGGCACTTCTCATAATGTCATAGTTACAAAATTGCAGATGTATTACAAACTAATAATCATTTGTAGCTAAGGATCTTGATGAGACTTCTTTTCCACATAGCAaaattaccctttttttttcacttaagaaATGAAATATTATAAAGTTAGGATTAACAAGACAGAAACCAGCAGAGTCTTGAGTATATTTCATTGCTTGCAATATATCAAGGCTTGCAAGCACTGTGGAGTATTAGACACTGAAAGGTGTTTTATGATGTGATTTTCTCTATGAAAGCCTTAGAATGAGATAGTAAGGGGTATTTATGCATTTTACAATTACATATGACAGTATACACTTTccgcttttaaaatacttatGAACAGCAAAGCAATGAAAAAGGGGCCTTTCAACAAATGTTTGATACCTACACTCACGCTGCTCCAGCTCAACTCCTGATGTGTAGGGGAACCATACCTCTGTTTGAGTCCTTCCTGACCCTTCTGTGCTGGGTAAAAGATCTGGACCAGCATAACAGAGCTTTTTAAAGTTACAGATTTTCATACAGCAGATAAAAGAGGCAGATGCTCATGAAGAAAGCCACACCAGGAGCTTCTTCAAAACAGGTCTGCAGGTTGCAGGGGTGGCTGGAAATCCCCTCTGCTTCTGTCTGCTCTGTGCTGGCCCCAGCAGTGGCATGCCAGGATATTTAAGGGCTTACTGATGGTCCTTGCTTTCTCTTACAAATATTTAGAGAGAAATACTTACGTTCCACATAGATGGGTAAAAGTCAAGATGCTGACTTTGATAGGGGGCtttctctcatctttttcttATTCTGTCCTATGGCTTAAGTGACCGTATGAAAGATGGAAGCAAAGCTATGAAGTGCTGTCTGACTAATTTACTACTTTGGCAGTCAGTGGATAAAGGTATTTGCCTTCTTGAAAAATATGCAAACTCTTTCTTCAGGTTAAAGATGATACATACAAAATAGGATTTTTGCGAGCTGCTGTCCTTCAGGAAGATGGCATATGTCGTTTCATTTATTGGTAGTTTAAAAGGCTTTCCTGAATTTAATTAGAAATATTAATGCATTTCAGATGCAATGGAATCCACATATACTCCACTCATGCGAATGAATGAGGAAATACAAGGGTTTTTAATGTTTAGACTTTATCTAACCAAACCACATCATATATGAAGGTCCAAAAGAGAGTAGATAACTTTATTGCAGAATGCCAGTACTGGTTTTCTACACACATCTGAAAAGTTTCCAGCCTTTTCTACTAACATCCAATGACAATATTCTGGAAAATGTAGCTGGTCTGTCAGATATCTCTGGaatacaaatgcatttttcctGGTGCTTATGGGGAAGAGTAAAAATATGTGGGCTTCACATTACCCAAGATCTGATCTTCATAGTTAGGAAGGCAGCAGAAGAAGAATCCCAAGCATATTTCCATAATGGCTGTGGTCCAGCCAAAGCCGTAGGCCCAGCTGAACATATTGATTCCCGTCATTTCAATTTCAGTTGAGAACTTTACTGGATAAATGACCAGGCCCATGATGGAGaacacagctgaagaaaaaagaaaaaaaaaaaaagagtttaaactAACACGCATCACATTGCTTGCGTTGATAATACCTGTAGCTAAACCCACCTATGTTTTGGAGGATTTAAAAATCAACCCACTGACTTCATATTATTTTTCACAAAGAGTTCAAGTGCACATAGCCAAAGATTTGGGGTATAAAATCAGCTGAGGGAAATACCAGTTCTAATATTGATACACCTGCACAAGCTAGACTTGACTTTATCTACTGCCTTACCAGCGACGAAAAGCAAGCCTCCAATCCCACGTATGAAGTTGAATCGAAGTGTGTCAATGGCAAATGCTATGATGGCCAGAGCAAAACAGATGACTAGAAGTAGAAAGCCGACCAGGTATGTAGCAGCAgcagcccttccccaggctgaaatCAGAAGAAAGATATATTAGAGAGGAATAAAAAATCCCTTGTAGTGTTTTTGTCTGGTTTATAATGAAAGactaattttaaacaaatgtgaAAAGAAGGTCAGCTCCAAAGAAGAAAAGCACAAgagctttttctcctctcacagatGAACTTTTTAGTTACACAAGAAATCGTTCACTAAGTGCAGAATGCATAAAAAAGCCAGTCTTGACCTCTTGTACAGAATGCAATGGGGCTTGCATGCAAGCTTCTTATTTAGATTTAACAATTGAGATAAAAATCAATGTAAAGATGTAAGAATGGACACTCTCCTTCAATAACAAATGTCACTACCTCAGTGACAGCATTATGCTTGGGCAAGGAGAATTAGGCTGTTcctgaaacaaattaaattattcctttaaaaaaaaaaaaaagcgtttaTAAAAGCACTACCATTCTCTCATGCAAATTTAAAGATATGATAATAGTCCATAAATGTCAAAATCCAGTGgtttctgctttttcagcctTTGTTTAGCTCTGTGTTCTAAATGGTACTAaagatttaaaatctgttttctaggGAAATTTGACTGCTTTTGATCCAAGGCCAGAactatttcattttgaaaagcttGTTCAGGATATAAGagtttcattttcaaattacATAACTTTAGGTTATAACATGTCAGAGTAAAGCATATTGTGTTGGCataacaactggaaaaaaaccattatttattcagtattttaagtCTTGAGGGGCAACTACTGCTCAAAGAGATTAAAATGTGTCCTCTTCTGGATGTAAAAAGCCACTTTGACACTTTTAGAATTGTGTATGTAGATGGAATAGGCAGTAAAAGTCTGCTGGACTACAGACTTCAACCCTTCGCCTACAAACAATGCGTTTGCTAGGTGTCAGCTTCTAACCAAATATATACAGCAGCAGAGCCGAAAAAATATCACAGCCCAAACAACCTTCATGATAATTACATCTCAACTGAACTGCAGTGCACATTGTTCAGTAAAAGTTCCCACTGGAACTGAGTTAAGATTTTTACCGGTAACCTGCCAATTTGTTTGCTTCAAGCATGCAAATAATAAAGTGCAAAGTGTCCTACATTCCCCCTAGCCACTGTCAGGTAGGCATGAAAGCCACCATCCTGTCCCTGGTAACTGACACCTTGGTGCTCAACCTCTCTGCCTCCAGGCCCCACACCACCTCTTCTATTAGACTAGGAAAATGGATCAGGATTTTCCAGCTCTACTTTTCCTCCCATCAGCCCATCAAAACCAATTTCCCTTTATTGTTTTCCCTACACCATCCCCCCCTGCTTTATGATCTCTGCTCCATTCTAGCTATTTAGCACTGTATTTTGAGTTTTATctcatgtcctttttcttccttatGCCAAAAAGTTTCTGTCTGCTTATAGGGCTTTTCAACgtattatttttcctgtaaaCAGACAGCTGCCTGAGAAGACTGAAAGGGATAGAAAAGATGCGCCTACGTCTGATATTCTACCCCAGTACTTTAGCCTAAACTCTCCTCTGGGCAAATTTACAGGAGGCTTGGAGGCAGAATATGCAATGTGgaggcgcaggcaggagggcaggaccTCAGGCAGAGTATTAAAGGAAACAGCCAGAAAGAGGATTTCTCATACTGCCACAGCCCAGTTTACCCTGTTGAGGATGCTACTGCTCCTAGCCTCTCTGCTATCCCTCTCAACCAGCAAAAAAAGATGCACCTAGCCATGAGAGAAGTTGCTCAGCAGTGGTGACCTCATTGTGCTTGGATACAAGAGTTGTAACTTCTTGTAGAAGGGTGAAATGGCAAGGACATCTAGAGGTGATGTTTTTTGCTAGGTGCACAGCTGGTTGTGGTTGGGTGCATAACTCCTGGGCAAAGGGGTGTCCTTTCCCAGAGCAGACTCAGAGCGCAGCTGCCCACCTGAGAAGTGCTGAGGCACCATGACACCGGGGGTGTCATCTCATCTGCTGCCACCCCCACTGCTGTGGGAAGCAGACAGTCCGCCAAAGCTCGGCCTTGCTTCCCAACTGCTGCTGATGGCAGAGCACCATCCCCTGGCCATGGGAGCATCgcctgggctgggggctcagGGAGCAGTGCCTGGTGGCCACAGCCATGTGCGGTGGCACCTTGCCCATGCCACTGTCTCCCTCCTCCACTGGGCTCGCCCAGGTGTTTTTCCTGAAGTAGTATTACAAATGCTGTGACTGTATGAAAGCAGATTGGGTGCACGCCCAACCCAACAGGCATTGGCTGTATGGCAAGAAGAGACATGCTTGTTGCAGAGTGCTTACATCTTTAGGAGGCATTTCTTAATCACCTAACAGCCAATTTTGTGACTCTCACttctacaaaagagaaaaaaaaaaatgaactcaaCTTTGAAAGAAAACCGAAACACAGCTCAAAGTAAGGCGATAGGATTGCACGGAAGAGTCACTACAGGTTTTTTTTGAGGAACGGTACCCTGACTTCATCTGTCCTTTACAAAAAGCAGCAAATTTCAGTAGTCTAAGACAACAGTGTGGAAACACCTTACCTTTTTAGGGTAAAAGGTAGCAAAAGCTTTGTGTAGGAATAACTGCAACTATTTCTATATCTGAGAAGTTGAATTTTCCTTGTGACAGTCCAAAGCAGTAGAGTAACTTAGTGTCTTTATCAATAGAACTAAGACTTACAATTccttaaaaatgtcagaattagAGGAATTAAATTGGTCAGAAAACACTGACAAGCAAATGGCTAATCTGGTCCAAATAGTTTCTTATCTTccaatgttgtgggttttttgtctttgttttgttttattgctttaaCATAAAgcaaaagcataaataaattgTTCTAACTGcaaagctttttcttaaaaatgtgaaatCCAGGCCAAAGAATCATCACAGGTGCAACACCAACTCAAAGTACACTTGACTCTAGAGAGAGCGCAGTTGAGAGCTGAAAGGATCTAGTCCACCTGTCATCAAATCAAAAATAGAAATAGGGAGCAGAAGGTTACAGGATATCAAGCTGAGTCTGTGAAAACATTTAGCAATTTGTGAGATCTGTTTTCTCAGCCCCCCAAAGTGGCAGTGATGTTTTGGCTGCTTAAGAGTTAAAATGTGCTTATTATAAAAGAAATGCAAGTTTATGCAAGAAAGTCCTTGAATACCCGCAGGATCCTCTAACACTTGTGTGCCCGTCCTATTTCTCCCTTTTTCAGCTCCCCTATCAGCTGACACACCACCAATGAACACTACAAAAGGGTTTGTAGGAAGCTACACACCGTCTGCTCTTGAAAACTCTGGCAATTTTCTGAGcaattttgtcttaaaataagGCCTTGGTACCCCAAACAGGCAAAAGGAACCCACATTTTCACGCCCATCTCAAGCAGAGCAAGGACAGTGCTTCTGTTTGCAGTGGTTTGTACACCAATCAGCAATGATTTGAGTGTCTGGACTACTCACAGTAAATGAAGTAATATGTGActactggaaaatgaaaataagtgcCTGCCCTTCTAAAGCTCCCTGCTGTGTGAGAAGACCCCTGAGCTGATTCAGAGACCAGAAAGACCCCCCCCATGCCAATACAGAGCTCACTGCAGTTTATGAGCAAGATAATTAGCTGAGACAGTGTAAAATAATAATGCAGCTTTATTACTCTGCTATTAAAGCTAACTCAGTTTAGAGGCAGCATGACTCTCTCTTGTATTGCACCACCTAAACACGTTCTGAATATTCTATTGCTGACtgcagccatagggaagctgatGAACTTCATTAGAGATCCAAGACAAAGAATGCCTCCAGTTTACTGCCTTC
Coding sequences within:
- the LOC141969006 gene encoding p53 apoptosis effector related to PMP-22-like, whose product is MVKYGLDYTRCRWILPLLLGIGVIFGIIALAGRGWLESQTLPYVHQASLWESCTRPEQGGEWSCQSLMDYAWGRAAAATYLVGFLLLVICFALAIIAFAIDTLRFNFIRGIGGLLFVAAVFSIMGLVIYPVKFSTEIEMTGINMFSWAYGFGWTTAIMEICLGFFFCCLPNYEDQILGNVKPTYFYSSP